A section of the Mesobacillus jeotgali genome encodes:
- the pfkB gene encoding 1-phosphofructokinase gives MIYTLTLNPSVDYIVESDEIVLGTLNRTSNETKLPGGKGINVSRVLRSLGVESKATGFLGGFTGRYVDEFLNKEGIYTSFVKVQQDTRINIKLKAERETEINARGPEISSLAIGLLKEQIQQLGKGDYLVLAGSIPSSMPQSIYEDIVKVCKETEAEVVIDAEGDLLKTVLEYKPFLIKPNHHELGQFFNKEISDVKDAVVYGKKLVEAGAKNVIVSLAEKGAVYINDSGAFNATVPQGEVKSSVGAGDSMVAGFLAHYLKTGDRKEAFRYSVASGSATAFSIGLCTPEKIDTLLPEVNIHEYQ, from the coding sequence ATGATCTATACACTCACACTGAATCCATCTGTGGACTATATTGTCGAGTCAGATGAGATTGTCCTTGGAACTTTGAACAGAACATCCAATGAAACGAAGTTGCCCGGTGGAAAAGGCATCAATGTATCGAGAGTACTTCGTTCATTAGGCGTGGAAAGCAAAGCAACCGGGTTTTTGGGCGGCTTTACTGGAAGGTATGTTGATGAGTTCCTCAACAAGGAAGGCATTTATACAAGCTTTGTTAAAGTCCAGCAGGATACTCGAATCAATATAAAACTAAAGGCTGAAAGAGAAACAGAAATTAATGCCAGGGGGCCGGAAATATCCTCTCTTGCTATTGGATTATTGAAGGAACAGATTCAACAGTTAGGAAAAGGGGACTATCTGGTACTGGCTGGCAGCATTCCATCGAGTATGCCTCAATCCATTTATGAGGATATCGTCAAAGTCTGTAAGGAAACAGAGGCAGAAGTTGTCATCGATGCAGAAGGGGACTTGCTTAAAACAGTCCTGGAATATAAGCCTTTCCTGATAAAACCAAACCATCACGAATTAGGGCAGTTTTTCAATAAGGAGATATCAGATGTAAAGGACGCTGTTGTTTATGGCAAAAAACTTGTGGAGGCAGGAGCAAAAAACGTCATTGTATCTCTCGCTGAAAAAGGCGCTGTTTATATTAATGATTCCGGTGCTTTTAATGCCACAGTTCCGCAAGGAGAAGTAAAAAGCTCTGTGGGAGCGGGCGATTCTATGGTTGCAGGGTTTCTGGCACATTATTTAAAAACGGGTGATCGAAAAGAGGCATTCCGTTACAGTGTCGCATCAGGCAGCGCAACAGCATTTTCAATCGGTTTATGTACACCTGAAAAAATAGATACACTTCTTCCGGAAGTGAATATTCACGAATACCAGTGA
- a CDS encoding DeoR/GlpR family DNA-binding transcription regulator, producing MLTPERHQLILQMIKEKPIVKIQELVDITDASESTIRRDLTVLEEGKFLKRVHGGAARLKGKLQEPSMIEKSAKNLHEKKQIAQYSASLVEEGDSIYLDAGSTIKEMIPFLPAKDIVVVTNGLMHLPALMEKNIETYVIGGYAKPKTNAVIGRGALASLEQYRFDKCFLGVNGIHPHSGFTTPDQEEAMIKSKAISLSREAFVLADDSKFSEITFAKIADLHEATIITNILEEETKGLYTSKTSIKVVTP from the coding sequence ATGTTAACTCCCGAGCGCCACCAGCTCATCTTACAAATGATCAAAGAAAAACCAATCGTAAAAATACAAGAGCTTGTTGATATAACGGATGCTTCCGAATCTACTATCCGCCGCGACCTGACTGTGCTGGAAGAGGGGAAATTCCTGAAAAGGGTACATGGAGGTGCGGCAAGGCTGAAGGGGAAACTTCAGGAACCGAGCATGATTGAAAAATCAGCCAAAAACCTTCATGAAAAAAAACAAATCGCCCAATATTCAGCAAGTTTAGTTGAAGAAGGCGACAGCATCTATCTTGATGCCGGGTCAACAATTAAGGAAATGATACCATTCCTTCCCGCGAAGGATATCGTAGTCGTTACAAATGGATTAATGCATTTGCCTGCTCTGATGGAAAAAAATATAGAAACCTATGTCATCGGAGGATACGCAAAGCCAAAAACAAATGCCGTGATCGGCAGGGGGGCATTGGCTAGTCTAGAACAATACCGTTTTGATAAATGCTTTCTAGGAGTCAATGGCATTCACCCGCATTCTGGCTTCACTACGCCAGACCAGGAAGAAGCAATGATCAAATCGAAAGCAATCTCCTTATCTCGTGAAGCATTTGTACTGGCAGATGACAGTAAATTCTCGGAGATAACATTTGCTAAAATTGCAGACTTGCACGAAGCAACAATTATTACAAACATTCTTGAAGAAGAGACGAAAGGGCTATATACCAGCAAAACTTCAATAAAGGTTGTGACACCATGA
- a CDS encoding LysE family transporter, protein MSTSLLASYVFLGLTLAAPIGPVNSARLDKGIKNGFWHAWIVGTGSMIADAIFMLLIYLGLVNFLDMPVIQIFLWLFGGFVLIYSGIECIVKASDIELAFSRGKESLFKCFLTGFIMSISSPLSILFWLGIYGSVLAKTASNYGRADLLIYSSMIFLGLALWDIFVAAITTGFRRFLNYSSLRTISILSGLSLLGFGLYFAYQGIKALI, encoded by the coding sequence TTGAGTACCAGTTTGCTTGCAAGCTACGTTTTTTTGGGTCTAACCCTTGCTGCACCTATTGGACCTGTCAATTCTGCCAGACTGGACAAGGGTATAAAGAATGGTTTCTGGCATGCCTGGATTGTCGGTACGGGATCAATGATAGCCGATGCCATTTTTATGCTGCTTATCTATCTTGGACTTGTTAACTTTTTGGACATGCCAGTCATACAAATATTCCTTTGGCTTTTCGGGGGCTTCGTTCTCATCTATTCTGGCATCGAGTGCATTGTAAAAGCCAGTGATATCGAGCTTGCCTTTAGCCGCGGAAAGGAGTCGTTATTTAAATGCTTCCTCACAGGATTCATCATGTCAATCAGCAGCCCATTATCAATCCTGTTCTGGCTCGGAATTTATGGCTCGGTATTAGCGAAAACTGCCAGTAATTATGGGCGGGCAGATTTGTTGATATACAGCAGCATGATTTTTCTGGGACTGGCTTTGTGGGATATATTTGTAGCCGCGATCACCACAGGATTCAGGCGGTTTTTGAATTATAGCAGCCTTAGGACCATATCAATATTGTCAGGTCTGTCCTTATTAGGCTTCGGCCTGTATTTTGCCTATCAGGGCATCAAAGCATTAATTTAA
- a CDS encoding cold-shock protein, producing the protein MAFGRKPPEEIVTAETKIWVCTSNDCNCWVRDNFKSSIVPACPICKSDMEETTKVLEVVNNHSQNLIG; encoded by the coding sequence ATGGCATTTGGAAGAAAACCACCTGAAGAAATCGTAACTGCTGAAACGAAAATATGGGTATGTACTTCTAATGATTGCAATTGCTGGGTTCGTGACAACTTTAAAAGCAGCATTGTCCCCGCTTGCCCGATTTGCAAAAGTGATATGGAGGAGACGACAAAGGTGCTTGAAGTCGTCAACAATCATAGTCAAAATCTAATCGGATAA
- a CDS encoding LysE family transporter, giving the protein MNVFLGYIFLGLSLAAPIGPVNAAQMDKGIKSGFIQAWLLGLGALTADIIYMLAVYLGVVRFLETPFMQSFLWLFGFFVLMYTGIETIISAGKIRMDHREGESGLKSFLSGFMMSISNPLTILFWLGIYGSVLAKTASSYGTGELVLYSFGIILGLILWDVVMAAISSSFRMLLTTRLLTFISLISGVSLIGFALFFGYQALKLFL; this is encoded by the coding sequence TTGAATGTTTTCCTGGGTTACATATTCCTTGGGCTATCACTTGCTGCTCCAATCGGCCCTGTCAATGCGGCTCAGATGGATAAAGGTATCAAGAGCGGCTTTATACAGGCATGGCTTCTTGGCCTAGGTGCGTTGACAGCAGATATTATTTATATGCTTGCAGTCTATCTAGGAGTTGTTAGATTTCTTGAAACTCCTTTCATGCAATCCTTTCTCTGGCTTTTTGGATTCTTTGTATTGATGTACACTGGCATTGAAACAATCATAAGTGCCGGGAAAATCAGGATGGACCATAGAGAAGGAGAATCCGGTTTAAAGTCCTTTTTGTCCGGTTTCATGATGTCAATTTCAAATCCGCTTACTATTTTATTCTGGTTGGGAATTTACGGCTCTGTACTGGCCAAGACCGCCTCGTCCTATGGAACAGGGGAACTAGTTCTCTACAGCTTTGGGATTATTCTTGGGCTCATTCTCTGGGATGTTGTGATGGCCGCTATATCAAGCAGTTTCCGCATGCTTCTTACCACCAGGTTATTGACCTTTATTTCTCTCATTTCAGGAGTTTCACTAATCGGATTTGCCTTATTTTTTGGCTACCAGGCTTTGAAGCTCTTTCTCTGA
- a CDS encoding DUF6509 family protein, producing the protein MNIIGHTVELLEDPFGLLSGDRYEYFLNIEVDEDDELYTDKGLLLKVLFLVEGDQTRILQSYFIEQATEKVLDFELEEDEAEQVQAYCEQNLQSLQETESE; encoded by the coding sequence ATGAACATTATCGGACATACGGTCGAACTCCTCGAAGATCCATTCGGACTTCTTTCAGGAGACAGATATGAGTATTTTTTAAATATCGAGGTTGATGAAGACGACGAGCTTTATACAGATAAAGGCCTGCTTTTAAAAGTATTGTTTTTAGTGGAAGGCGATCAAACGCGAATCCTCCAAAGCTACTTCATTGAACAGGCAACCGAAAAGGTTCTCGATTTTGAGCTTGAGGAAGATGAAGCGGAGCAGGTTCAGGCGTACTGCGAACAAAACTTACAGTCTCTTCAAGAAACTGAGTCAGAATAG
- a CDS encoding cytosolic protein — protein sequence MKTFDVKFHAEDRVETMNVQKLSSEDYELATEGGTRHLFDLDTNIGFFVFFDAEDKDGKENYLMLQYEDDSEQPSNCYGFSLKDFYEFAALYLNDLEFTEELNEEKGELGPVQHLAHLLYHIVEEGKSVEV from the coding sequence TTGAAAACTTTTGATGTAAAATTTCATGCCGAAGACCGGGTCGAAACAATGAATGTCCAAAAATTGAGCAGTGAGGATTATGAACTAGCTACTGAAGGGGGTACGAGACACTTATTTGATTTGGATACAAATATCGGGTTCTTTGTATTTTTTGATGCAGAAGATAAGGATGGCAAGGAGAACTATCTTATGCTCCAATATGAAGATGACAGTGAGCAACCTTCTAACTGCTACGGCTTCAGTCTCAAAGACTTCTATGAATTTGCAGCGCTATATCTGAATGACCTGGAATTCACCGAGGAACTGAACGAAGAAAAGGGAGAACTAGGTCCTGTTCAGCACCTTGCCCATCTTCTTTATCATATCGTCGAAGAAGGCAAGTCAGTAGAGGTTTAA
- a CDS encoding metallophosphoesterase family protein, giving the protein MKVVVISDTHMPKKAKRLPSRLLGDLGDCDLIIHAGDWQTIELFHELKQYAPVIGVTGNADGPELKSLLNSKEVLRAGNFQIGIVHGHGTGKTTERRAMAAFADDDVDCIIYGHSHIPVLKEIDGAIIFNPGSPTDKRRQKEFSYGILTIGEKIKAEHIFFEDKQ; this is encoded by the coding sequence ATGAAAGTGGTGGTCATATCTGACACGCATATGCCGAAAAAAGCAAAGCGGCTGCCATCGAGACTGTTGGGTGACCTGGGAGATTGTGACCTCATTATCCATGCAGGAGACTGGCAGACTATAGAACTTTTCCATGAACTTAAACAGTATGCACCAGTTATAGGAGTGACCGGCAATGCAGATGGTCCGGAACTTAAAAGCCTGCTCAATTCCAAAGAAGTATTAAGGGCAGGTAACTTTCAAATAGGGATTGTCCATGGTCATGGTACCGGGAAGACGACTGAAAGAAGGGCAATGGCAGCATTTGCAGACGACGATGTAGACTGCATCATTTATGGTCATTCCCATATTCCTGTTTTAAAGGAAATCGATGGTGCGATCATCTTCAATCCTGGGTCTCCAACTGATAAAAGAAGACAAAAGGAATTTTCCTATGGTATCCTGACAATCGGGGAAAAAATAAAAGCAGAGCATATCTTTTTTGAAGACAAGCAATAA
- a CDS encoding sulfite oxidase, translating into MYFHDNKARPRLITRSLDPENQESPMHFIPFLLTIPNTLFFRRNHFPYPILTPDAFSLKISGSVNNPFTIPYTDFLKLPAKSQKVLIECSGNKRAFFKEKVFGEQWENGALSEGVWKGVPLKHLLKYTGIGSGVKEVVFRGRDHGIKNNENRNFERSLPINKAVQTDVMIAYEYNGKPLSHKHGFPFRVIVPGWYGMASVKWLTEIILIENNFSGPFQTEDYVYHYKDGTSEPVTENHVNSTIQQPLDKQILKSGTHWIKGIAWTGSGRISKVEISFDNGQTWDSVKYENAPAKHHTVSWTYPKEFETGQEYHITIRATDSEGNIQPAEPVWNRKGYGYNASMQITIKVE; encoded by the coding sequence ATGTACTTCCATGACAATAAGGCACGTCCACGCCTGATCACTAGAAGTCTTGATCCAGAGAATCAAGAATCACCTATGCATTTTATACCCTTCTTATTAACGATTCCCAACACGCTTTTTTTCCGCAGGAATCACTTTCCTTATCCGATTTTAACACCTGATGCATTCTCGTTAAAAATTTCAGGCTCAGTAAATAACCCTTTTACCATTCCTTACACAGATTTTCTCAAGCTGCCTGCCAAGTCTCAAAAGGTCCTGATTGAATGCTCCGGTAACAAAAGGGCATTTTTTAAGGAGAAAGTATTCGGAGAACAATGGGAAAACGGAGCATTAAGTGAGGGAGTTTGGAAAGGGGTGCCTCTTAAACACCTGTTAAAGTACACCGGTATAGGTTCAGGTGTCAAGGAAGTCGTTTTTAGAGGCAGAGATCATGGTATAAAAAATAATGAAAACAGAAATTTTGAAAGAAGCTTGCCAATTAACAAAGCTGTTCAAACCGACGTAATGATTGCATATGAATATAATGGGAAACCCCTCTCCCATAAACACGGCTTCCCTTTCAGGGTTATTGTACCTGGCTGGTATGGGATGGCTTCAGTAAAATGGCTTACCGAAATCATTTTGATTGAGAACAATTTCTCGGGACCTTTCCAGACCGAGGATTATGTATATCATTATAAGGACGGCACTTCAGAACCAGTTACTGAAAACCATGTGAATTCAACTATCCAGCAGCCTTTGGATAAGCAAATCCTTAAAAGCGGAACCCACTGGATTAAAGGGATAGCCTGGACAGGTTCTGGCCGCATATCCAAGGTAGAAATCAGCTTTGACAATGGTCAAACCTGGGATTCAGTCAAATATGAAAATGCACCCGCAAAGCACCATACTGTATCCTGGACGTATCCTAAAGAATTCGAAACCGGTCAAGAATATCACATAACTATCAGAGCAACAGATAGTGAAGGTAACATCCAGCCAGCAGAACCTGTATGGAATAGGAAAGGCTATGGCTACAATGCTTCGATGCAGATTACAATTAAAGTAGAGTAA
- a CDS encoding GreA/GreB family elongation factor: MAVKITPAGEQMILQQIASLKLELKQVRMEKNLAYNACGDDKLANPNFHKLEQDERILENRLKEIEQTFKTAEFIKFNERNTTEVAIGSIIKSMFEYPDFSEEEIYEIVGFGESNIEENKIFYETPVAKKLLGLKVGEETILTVPSGEIKCKILGLYRSWEDARQ; this comes from the coding sequence ATGGCAGTTAAAATCACCCCTGCTGGAGAGCAAATGATTCTGCAGCAAATCGCCAGTCTGAAACTTGAATTGAAGCAGGTCCGTATGGAAAAGAATCTAGCTTACAATGCTTGCGGGGATGATAAGCTGGCAAATCCCAACTTCCACAAGTTAGAGCAAGATGAACGGATACTAGAGAATCGCCTGAAAGAAATCGAACAAACGTTCAAGACCGCCGAATTTATAAAGTTCAACGAGCGGAACACAACAGAAGTTGCTATTGGTTCGATTATAAAAAGTATGTTTGAGTATCCGGATTTTTCGGAAGAGGAAATTTATGAAATAGTGGGTTTTGGAGAATCGAATATTGAAGAAAACAAGATCTTCTATGAAACTCCGGTAGCCAAAAAACTGCTAGGTTTGAAAGTGGGAGAGGAAACGATTCTCACGGTTCCCTCAGGTGAAATCAAGTGCAAGATATTAGGACTTTATCGATCGTGGGAGGACGCCAGACAATAA
- a CDS encoding NAD-dependent epimerase/dehydratase family protein, whose amino-acid sequence MRKILVLGGTQYFGKKLVEKLIANGDDVTIATRGTKTDPFGEKVKRLVIDREQKETLAKAFDGKEWDLVYDQSCFSPIEAKDTSEVLNERVGRYIFTSTQAVYEFGTLHKEENFNAFTFPIEYKGRREYPGYEGYKEAKRASEAVFHQLGKFEVVSSRFPIVVSEDDYTGRLKFHVDKIISGQTIGIPAPDMRYSFIDAEEAADFLLKIGQTDYSGPINPGSSGDISLRELIEKIELLAGKTAIIEETGHSDNMSPYALPGSWSIDTSLAVGLGYKFVDLHKLLDALINHYITAHGKITE is encoded by the coding sequence TTGAGAAAAATACTTGTTTTGGGGGGAACCCAGTATTTTGGCAAAAAACTAGTCGAAAAGCTTATAGCTAATGGCGATGATGTAACAATCGCCACCAGAGGCACGAAAACAGATCCATTTGGTGAAAAAGTAAAGCGGCTGGTGATCGATCGGGAACAGAAAGAGACGCTGGCAAAAGCTTTTGATGGGAAAGAGTGGGACCTTGTTTATGACCAATCTTGTTTTTCGCCAATAGAAGCAAAGGATACATCAGAAGTATTGAATGAGAGAGTGGGTCGTTATATTTTTACTTCTACCCAGGCTGTCTATGAGTTCGGGACACTACATAAAGAAGAGAATTTTAATGCATTTACTTTCCCAATTGAATATAAAGGCCGCAGGGAATACCCTGGATATGAAGGCTATAAAGAGGCAAAGCGGGCATCAGAAGCAGTTTTCCATCAGCTGGGCAAGTTCGAAGTCGTTTCATCCCGCTTTCCGATTGTTGTCTCAGAAGATGATTATACAGGACGACTGAAGTTCCATGTTGATAAAATAATTTCAGGTCAAACAATAGGAATTCCAGCGCCGGACATGCGCTATAGCTTTATCGATGCTGAGGAAGCAGCTGATTTTCTCCTGAAAATCGGGCAAACTGATTATTCCGGTCCAATTAACCCGGGTTCTTCAGGGGACATTAGCTTGCGGGAATTGATTGAAAAAATCGAACTGCTGGCAGGAAAAACAGCAATTATAGAGGAAACAGGTCATTCTGATAATATGTCACCGTATGCTTTGCCTGGGTCATGGTCAATTGATACCTCGCTTGCAGTGGGATTGGGTTATAAATTTGTGGATCTCCATAAACTGCTTGATGCATTAATTAACCACTACATAACCGCTCATGGTAAAATTACCGAATGA
- the ku gene encoding non-homologous end joining protein Ku produces the protein MHTIWKGSISFGLVNIPIKLHAATEDKDIKLRTLHKECHSPIKYEKTCPVCDVEVKNEDIVKAYEYTKGKFVILEDEDLEALRKENEDKAVEIIDFVKMSEIDPIYYQRSYFISPNESGGKAYSLLRKALEESQKVGIAKIMIRAKEQLAVVRVYDNTLVMETIHFPDEVRKTVDVPNVPSEDKVTEKELETAIMLIDQLTTEFEPEKYKDDYRTALLELIEAKRTGKELVTPTEKEPVSNVTDLMAALQASIDRTKPEKKKEPAAAKKKKTAAKPKAKEKKQA, from the coding sequence ATGCATACAATTTGGAAGGGGAGCATCAGCTTTGGGCTCGTCAACATACCCATTAAGCTTCATGCTGCTACTGAAGATAAAGACATAAAGCTGAGAACTCTTCATAAAGAATGCCACTCACCGATTAAATATGAAAAAACATGTCCGGTTTGCGATGTGGAAGTGAAGAATGAAGATATCGTTAAAGCATATGAGTACACTAAAGGGAAGTTCGTCATTTTGGAAGATGAAGATCTTGAAGCATTACGGAAAGAAAATGAAGACAAAGCCGTCGAAATTATTGATTTTGTCAAGATGTCCGAAATCGATCCCATTTACTATCAGCGGAGTTATTTCATTTCGCCAAATGAGAGCGGTGGCAAAGCCTATTCATTATTAAGAAAAGCACTGGAGGAGTCACAGAAGGTGGGCATCGCTAAAATCATGATCCGTGCGAAGGAACAATTAGCGGTAGTGCGGGTGTATGATAACACGCTTGTCATGGAAACCATCCATTTTCCTGATGAAGTTCGGAAAACAGTTGATGTTCCTAATGTTCCTTCTGAAGACAAGGTGACGGAAAAAGAACTGGAAACAGCCATCATGCTTATTGACCAGCTGACTACAGAATTTGAACCTGAAAAATATAAAGACGATTACCGTACAGCACTGCTGGAGCTGATCGAAGCGAAGCGCACAGGCAAAGAACTGGTGACACCAACAGAGAAAGAGCCTGTATCTAACGTAACCGATCTTATGGCAGCGTTGCAGGCCTCTATCGACAGGACTAAGCCGGAAAAAAAGAAAGAACCTGCAGCTGCCAAGAAAAAGAAAACAGCAGCAAAACCCAAGGCAAAGGAAAAGAAACAAGCCTAA
- a CDS encoding DNA ligase D yields MKPMLPTLAFETPQGNDWRYEIKFDGFRALLTWETKIELTSRNGKPLLPLFPELTEFLMANKEKFLPHLPLTFDAELVYLENPFKANFGAIQIRGRMRSQERIKSESARNPCRLMVFDLLELKGKSLKGESYDDRREKLRSLFTELGLPESPDHQNMNLLQLVPSETDLDSLWEKVVIYDGEGIIAKQKNSIWEEGKRTETWIKTKNWKYVSCFVTAYEKSNGYFYISVFKGSKIHQIGLVIFGFKPEEKSALHEILKQNKSSEDHQFIYVAPAICLDVKYLEIYEDQLREPHFHQFRFDLTPTACTFEKFVFQQKNLPLDIEITHPDKPLWEDPQIQKIDYIHYLREISPYMLPFLKDRLLTVIRYPHGMFGEAFYQKNVPDYAPAFVDTSKSEGIEYIVCNNMKTLLWLGNQIAIEFHIPFETIGSKGPDEIVFDLDPPSREYFHLAIKAAIYIKEVLDELKLVSFIKTSGNKGLQVYIPLPSNRFSYADTRLFTAFVANYLVSKDPESFTIERMKKNRGNRLYVDYIQHAEGKTIVSPYSARGKSHAGVATPLFWDEVNEDLNIKDFHLGSTIERVKKLGCPFRSYFSAKEEQVFEPVLEILKKKKS; encoded by the coding sequence CTGAAACCGATGCTCCCTACACTGGCATTCGAAACGCCACAAGGGAATGACTGGCGTTATGAGATTAAATTTGATGGCTTTCGTGCGCTTTTGACATGGGAAACTAAAATTGAACTGACAAGCAGGAATGGAAAACCGCTTCTGCCATTGTTCCCGGAGCTCACTGAATTCCTGATGGCAAATAAAGAAAAATTCCTGCCCCATTTACCGCTTACATTTGATGCAGAGCTGGTTTATCTTGAGAATCCCTTTAAAGCAAACTTCGGTGCCATACAGATTAGGGGAAGAATGAGATCTCAAGAAAGAATTAAATCAGAATCTGCAAGAAATCCTTGCAGGCTTATGGTTTTTGACCTTCTCGAGTTGAAGGGAAAAAGTTTGAAAGGTGAAAGTTATGATGACAGGCGGGAAAAACTCAGATCCTTGTTCACTGAGCTTGGGTTGCCTGAATCTCCAGATCATCAAAACATGAACCTTTTACAGCTTGTGCCTAGCGAAACGGACTTGGACAGCCTATGGGAAAAGGTCGTCATTTATGATGGTGAGGGGATTATTGCAAAACAAAAAAACAGTATATGGGAAGAGGGAAAACGTACAGAAACATGGATAAAAACAAAAAACTGGAAATACGTTTCCTGTTTTGTTACTGCTTATGAAAAATCGAATGGTTATTTTTACATCTCTGTGTTTAAAGGGTCAAAGATACATCAAATCGGACTTGTTATCTTTGGATTTAAACCCGAAGAAAAAAGCGCCCTTCATGAGATCCTCAAGCAGAATAAAAGCAGTGAAGATCACCAATTCATTTATGTTGCACCTGCGATTTGCTTGGATGTAAAATACCTTGAAATTTATGAGGATCAGCTTCGAGAGCCTCATTTCCATCAATTCCGATTCGATTTAACACCAACAGCCTGTACGTTTGAAAAATTCGTCTTCCAGCAAAAGAACCTTCCTCTGGATATTGAAATTACGCATCCTGATAAGCCGCTTTGGGAAGACCCGCAAATCCAGAAGATTGATTATATTCACTATTTGAGAGAAATCTCGCCCTATATGCTCCCTTTTCTTAAGGACAGGCTGCTGACCGTCATTCGGTATCCGCATGGTATGTTTGGCGAAGCTTTTTACCAGAAAAATGTTCCAGACTATGCACCGGCATTCGTTGATACTTCTAAGTCGGAAGGCATTGAATACATAGTCTGCAACAATATGAAAACACTGTTATGGCTGGGTAATCAAATAGCCATTGAATTCCATATACCTTTTGAGACGATAGGCAGCAAAGGCCCGGATGAAATTGTCTTTGACCTAGACCCTCCATCCAGAGAATACTTTCATCTGGCAATTAAAGCTGCGATTTACATTAAGGAAGTACTCGATGAACTGAAGTTGGTCAGTTTCATTAAAACATCCGGCAACAAAGGACTCCAAGTCTATATCCCGCTGCCTTCAAACAGATTCAGCTATGCAGATACCCGGTTGTTCACGGCCTTTGTCGCAAACTATCTTGTTTCAAAGGATCCTGAGTCTTTCACAATAGAAAGGATGAAGAAAAACAGGGGCAATAGATTGTATGTTGATTACATTCAGCATGCTGAGGGCAAAACCATTGTCAGTCCCTATTCTGCACGAGGAAAATCCCACGCTGGAGTGGCAACCCCGCTCTTCTGGGATGAAGTAAATGAAGATTTGAACATTAAGGATTTTCACCTTGGGTCCACAATCGAACGTGTGAAAAAGTTAGGATGCCCTTTCCGGTCTTACTTTTCTGCAAAAGAAGAGCAGGTCTTTGAACCGGTTTTAGAAATATTAAAAAAGAAAAAATCCTGA
- the dapF gene encoding diaminopimelate epimerase, whose protein sequence is MLIDLIKCHGSNNDFLLIDETERNYKFDDFKRRDLALALCDREKSLGADGILFIRPSKVADAQYRIFNSDGTEASMCGNGLRCAGRYVCEKLGVEEAVIETLKANLKVKKHEEIFSDIPTYQVEISPVTFDLKDLPLNLEQDTLLQEKIPALSEELIFTALAVPNPHLTTVVSKEQLESELQTELSEKVNQPNDLFPDGVNVSFIRLLEKGSIFVRTYERGVGYTNACGTAMSASALVTCLMNENEMDQPINVYNNGGMVQCAVHKEEGTYKIDLIGNATFVYSAQIEVDFTVKGMMAEILEQEDFNENIQYEKLQDHAKEYLSKF, encoded by the coding sequence ATGTTAATTGATTTAATCAAATGCCATGGATCAAATAATGATTTTTTACTTATAGACGAAACGGAACGTAATTATAAATTTGACGATTTTAAAAGGCGAGATCTGGCGCTGGCGCTTTGTGACCGGGAAAAATCCTTGGGTGCAGATGGAATACTGTTCATCCGCCCAAGTAAGGTAGCGGATGCTCAATATCGAATCTTTAACTCCGACGGCACGGAAGCATCAATGTGCGGGAACGGTCTTCGCTGTGCAGGCCGTTATGTCTGTGAGAAACTCGGCGTGGAAGAAGCCGTCATAGAAACGCTGAAGGCTAACTTAAAGGTCAAAAAGCATGAAGAGATTTTCAGTGATATTCCGACTTATCAGGTGGAAATATCACCGGTAACATTTGACTTGAAGGATTTGCCATTAAACCTTGAACAAGATACCCTTCTTCAGGAGAAAATCCCAGCATTATCTGAAGAATTGATTTTTACCGCGCTGGCTGTACCTAATCCGCACTTAACGACAGTAGTCAGTAAAGAGCAGCTTGAATCCGAGTTGCAGACTGAACTGAGCGAAAAGGTGAACCAGCCTAACGATCTGTTTCCTGATGGCGTAAATGTAAGCTTTATCAGACTGCTGGAAAAGGGAAGTATTTTTGTCAGAACATATGAGCGGGGTGTAGGATATACTAACGCTTGTGGTACAGCAATGTCGGCCTCTGCTCTTGTTACATGCCTGATGAATGAAAATGAAATGGATCAGCCGATTAATGTATACAACAACGGTGGAATGGTCCAGTGTGCTGTCCACAAAGAAGAAGGTACTTACAAAATTGATCTCATTGGTAACGCAACATTCGTTTACTCCGCCCAGATTGAAGTTGATTTCACTGTAAAGGGAATGATGGCTGAGATCCTCGAACAGGAAGATTTTAATGAAAATATTCAGTATGAAAAGCTCCAGGACCATGCAAAAGAATATCTATCCAAATTTTAA